The DNA region TGCGATATCTATCCAGCCGCCGTAATACCCGGCTATCGCCCCAAGGATTATGCCTATGGTAATATAGATGGAAACCGCAACAAATCCCACGGAGAGAGAAATTCTGGCGCCGAAGACTATCCTTGAAAATACGTCGCGGCCCTGATCATCGGTACCGAAGAGATGCGCAAGGCTCGGGGCTTTGAGCACCGAATCAAGGTCGTAGGCGTTCGGATTGTACGGAGCGATCATGGGGGCAAAGATGGCGACGATAAAAAGAAGGACAATAACAGCAAGACCCGTCAGGGCCAGCTTGTTCCTCTTCAATTGATGCCAGACCATTGCCCAATATGACATATCATTTACCTTCGAAACTGATCCTCGGATCTACGACCACATACATGATATCCGCTATCAATATACTTATCAGCGTCAGTGATGCATCTATCGCCGCTATCGCCATTATGGTCGGATAGTCGCGAGCAAGCACCGACTCAAAAGAGAGCCTCCCCATTCCTGGGATAGAGAATATCTGTTCTATTATAACGCTTCCGCCCAGGAGCGCCGGAAGCAGCGTGCTCATAAGGGTCAAAAGCGGTATCATGGCATTACGAAGCGCATGTTTCCCGATGACCGTCAGTTCAGAAAGTCCCTTCGCACGCGCTGTTCTTATATAATCCTGCCTTATCACCTCTAAAATAGACGCCCTTGAAAATCGCGAAAGAAAAGCAAGCCCGCCGTAGACAAGACACGTGACCGGCAGGACAAGGTGCCAGGCTATGTTGCCGACAAGTCCGTACCATGGAAGCGACTCTGCACCATCTGACATAAAACCTACTATCGGGAACCAGTTGAAATAATCACCGCCCCCCAAAAAGACTATCAAAAGCGTCGCCACCCAGAAAGAGGGGAGCGAATAAAGAACGAACAAAGAAAATGTTGTAAGTTTATCCATGAGACTTTTGGGATGAAGCGCCGAGAATATACCCAAAGGTATGGATATTATGTATATGATGAATATCGAGATAATGTTCAGCGTAAGCGTTATCGGAAGTGTCTCGACTATCTTGTCCATCACCGGCCTGTGGTCCTTGAAGGAATCGCCAAAATCGAGCGTGAACATCCTTTTCATCCACAGGCCGTACTGAACATGAAGCGGCTTATCCAGGCCATAGAGCTTTTTGGTCTCGGCGATGACCGTTTTTGCGAACGCCTCGGTCTTAAGTCCGGGGCCGCCCGTCTGCATCTTTAGAGATACCGGATCACCGGGCGCCAGCTGAATGATGGCGAACGTGATTATGGTGATCCCGATGAAGGTCGGGACGATCAAAAGCAGTCTTTTGGCAATATAGCTCAGCATTCTTCCAACACCCTTCTAGCCTCCTGCTTCTTGCTTCTCCACGGGTTACTCACTTACCACCGTGGTATCTATTCCCCACTCCCTTATATCAACCCCAACCTTATATAATTTAACATTTGTGAAACGTTTTGAATAGGCAAGAAGTGTCGCCGGATTGAACAGAAAAGTGTAAGGTTGCTCAATATGGAGGATCATCTGCAGCCTCTTGTAAAGTTCATCCCGCTTCTCTTTGTCGAACTCCACGCGTATCGCCTCTATCACCTCATCGGCCTCTTTATTGGAAAACCCTACATAATTGGAGCCGTCCTCTATCTGCGACGAATGCCACAGCTGATAAGGGTCGTTCTCAAAGGGGACCGACCACGCAAGCGTTATCGCGTCAAATGAGCGTTCGTCTATCACCTTTATCAGGGCGTTGAACTCGAGCCCCTTCATGTTCATAACGATGCCTGTCTTTGAGAGATCTTCTCTAAGCATTGTCCCGATCCTCGACGCAGAAACAGAAGAGGCCACATAACAGTAATCGAACTTGAAGGGGATGCCGTCCTTGTCGCGAATACCATCGCCGTCGTGATCGATCCAGCCGGCCTCGTCCAAAAGCTTGGCAGCGGCCTTGGGATCAAAAGGGTCGGGTTTTATATTGTGACCATAAGAATCGCTGAAATAATATTGAGGCCCCTCAACGACAATGCCAAGGCCGAAGGATAGTTTTTCGAGGATCTTCTGCTTATCTATCATCATCGACATGGCACGCCTTACGCGGGCATCGCTAAAAAAGGGTTTTTTGATGTTCCAGCCGATATACGAATATTGCGGGAGGTAATATTTGACCTTATTAAATCGAGCGTTAAAGGCCCTGGAGCCTGTAGAGCGCTCCCACTGAATGGCACGAAGCTCTGCCATATCTATCTCGCCTTTTTTGAGTTGCTGTAACGGGACGGTCGAATCCTCTATTATCTGAAAGACAAGGCCTTTGAGCTCCGGCGGCTTCTTCCAGTAGGACCCGTTGCTCTCCAGAACTATCTTTCGTTTGGTCTTCCATTCTTTAAAAATGTAGGGGCCCGTTCCGATCGGATTACGATTGGCGGGATGTTTGTTAAAATCGGTCCCGTCGTCAAAGATATGTTTTGGGACTATTGATATCCCGCCGCAGACAAGGAGCCCCCTGAAATATGGTTTTTTATATACGAACTTGACCGAATGGTCAGAGAGTTTTTCTACATTTTCAATGTCACCAAGCCCTGCCCTGTATACCGCGGCATCCACTTTTGGGTCCATTATCACGCTGTACGAGTAGATAATATCGTCCGCCGTGAACGGGTAGCCATCCTGCCACTTGACGTCCTTTCTTAGATTAAACGTGTAGGTATGATGGTCCTCTGAAACCTCCCAGCTCTCCGCAAGGAGAGGCTTGTATTCAAGCGTTTCATTATCGAGGTCCAAAAGCGTTTCATAGATATATCCTAGCACCTGATAGGCGTTGGAATCGGTCGCAAGTATGGGGTTCAAGATCCCGGGTTCGGAATTGATCTGCATGATAAGGACGCCGGGGTCCTTGGCCACCTTAAAAGTGCAGGATAAGATTAAGATCAAAGCGAACAATACTGTTCGGGCAAGGCCGCTCAAAACGGGGCGAAGTCGAGAACCGAGTTTGTTTCGCTCTAAAAGATTCATTCCGCTTTTATCTCTTTATACTTTATCTCCATCAAAAGTTTGGGGTTTTCGAACCTTATGACCACGTGCCTTGGAAATCTTTTGTTGCCTATCTTCACAAAATCGTCGAAGTCGGCCTCGAGCATCACCCTCTTCTTATCAGGGCCGGTGAACCTTGTATAGACCAGCGGGTTCGCCGTATCGGTCTCGACCTCCATTTCATCTACCGGTCCTCTCAAAAAATATGAGCCTCCGCTTGAGTGGAACTCCTTTGAAACCTGCGCGCCGCCCTTTTCCAGATAAGGCCGACCGATAAGAAGATTAGAGAACGTCATCGGGTCCAGGCTGACATTTCCGACAAGCGGAAGAATAATGTTTCCTTCGTTAAAAGGGACCTTCTTGCCCGTAAGCGGCAACTCTAGATACCCGTCCGGCCCCTTAGCATTTATAGTGGCCACAACGTCGGAAAGTCTTTCGAGGGCGTCTATCCTTAAGCTATCGGGCGAACGGATGGAGATGGTGACGTTACTCGCCCATTTAATATCGCCCTTTTCGGCAACGACATAGGCAAGGGCATGAAATGACCTTAGATCGGATGACATAGTTATCGCCGTTTTAGGTTCGCGTTTGGCGCAGGCGGAGAGTAACAGAAAGCATAGAATCAGAAATAAGAGGCCGAAAGCTGAAAACCGGAAAGATTTAATCCTGCTTCCTGCCTCCTGCTTCTTTCTTCCTCTTCTCAGCACCCTCCCACCTCGCAGATCTTCGCCTTTATCCTTTCAACATCTTCAGGCCTTGCGTCCTTCTTGCCGTTCAATATGTTCAATATCCTTTTATAGACAACAAGCGCCTGTCTATTATCGTTCCTGGCCTTGTCAACGTCACCAAGATGCTCGAGCACCGTGAACTCTTTCGGGAGAAGCCTTGCCGCCTGTGTAAGTATCTCGTGGGCCTTGGTAAGATCGCCCTTCTTGAAGTAAAGCCATCCAAGGCTGTCTAGAATATAGCCGTCGTTCGGCTTTAGCGAGGCGGCGTCCTGCAACATGTTCTCGGCCTCTTCCAGATTCTCTCCCGTCTCAACATAAGTATAGCCGACATAATTAAGCGCGTTGGCGTTCTTTGGATTTATCTCGATCACCTTTAGCATCGTCTCAACCGCGTTATCAATATCCTCCGCCTTGTCGTATGAGACGGCCAAGGCAAAGGCCAGCTTTTCATTATCCGGAAGCTCAGACACCCCCTCCTTCAGAACATCAATTGTCTTTTTCATCTTCTGGTCGGGCTCAAGAAGCGCCGCCATGTAAAGATAAAGATCGGGCTCGTCCTTCCTTTCCTTGATTGCAGACTCTATGGCCCGCACCGCCTCCGCATGGTTCTTGTGCAAAACATGGTACTGGGCCATATTTATTCGGGCGTCCTTGTAGAAGTTTGATTTCACCGGGACCATATTGAAGTGTTCTATTGCTTTATCGGTGTCCCCGGACTCGGCATAGATAACGCCTAGGTAATATCTTATCTTGTCCGATTCGGGGTTCGCCTCAAGAACGCTTTCGAACTTTGCGGCCGCTTTTTTGAAATCGCCCAGTTCATAATATACAAGCGCGATCTTCAGCTGGATAGATATGTCCTCCGGATCGATCTCTTCTATCTCAAGTAGCTTCTTAAGTGCCTTCTTTGTATCCTTTTTATCAAGATAGATCTGGGCAATGGCGGACTGGATCTGGAGGTTGTCCGGTTCCGACTCAAGGACCTTCTGATAATTGGCTATCGCCTTATCGTACTGTTTCAAAAAGGTCCCATAGATGAGGCCTAAATAAAAATAAGGGACCGTTGACTCAGGGTCGGCCTTTGCAAGCCTTTGCATGGTAACCGCCGACTCATTATACCTCTTCATGGCAATATACTCTCTGGAGAGCTGCGTGTAGGCCTCCGCCTCCAGAGGATAATCTCTTATAATTCTCTCTAAAACGTCTACCGCCTCTGCATGTTGTTCCTGGATAGAATAGAGCTTTGCGAGCAGGAGTCGTGCCTGAACCAGTTTTGGAGAGAGTTCAAGCGCCTTTTCAGTGGCCACAACGGCGGCCTCAAGATGCTTTTGGTCCGCCGCATCTATTGCTATCTCATAGTAGAGATAACCGTAATCCGGATACTTATTTATGACGAGCTCCATCTCTTTTCTGGCCGCGTCATATTGGCCTTTTAGGGCCAACTCCTCCGCGTTCAAGAAGTGCATATAAACTTCTGCGGACTCTTTTTCGTCGAGGGTCTCTTTGTGGATACCGTCGGTCACCTTAACAGCGTATCGCTTGCCTCCGTGGGCGCAGGAGAAAAGAAGCAGGAAGCAGGAAGCAAGAAGCAAGAAGTATGATAGAATTTTTCCGGCCTTCTGCGCCTGATTTCCCCTAACATTTCTCATACTTGCGTACATATCACCTCTTCACCCACCAGGCAAGAAATTCCACGTTCCCATCGGCGCCGGTTATGGGGGATCTTGTCAAACCATTTTTCACCCACTTTAAACCGTCTGCGGCCTCCATGACCTTATTTACACACTCCTCTCTCACCTTTTCATCCCTGACTATTCCACCTTTTCCCACCTTGCCTTTGCCCGCCTCAAACTGCGGCTTTATGAGAGCGATGATGTCACCGTCGTTTTGGAGCAATCTATCAACATGCGGCAGGACCTTTTCGAGCGAGACGAAGGAAACGTCGATCACGGCCACTCCCAACTTGTTCAACCTGCCAACTTGTTCAACTTTCCTTATATTCGTCTTCTCCATCACCACCACGCGCGGATCATTTCTTAATTTCCAATCGAGCTGGTTATAACCGACATCGATGGCATAGACCTTTGCCGCACCGTTCTGAAGTAGGCAGTCGGTGAATCCTCCTGTAGATGCCCCGACATCCACGCAGACCCTGTCTTTAACATCTATCTTGAACTCTTTTAGAGCATGAGCAAGCTTCACTCCTCCGCGCCCGACATAGGGATGGTCCTGGCCTGTGATCCTGATAACGGCCTCTTCATTTACAAACTGTCCCGATTTTGTGACAGGGACCTCGTTCACAAGGACACATCCGGCCATAATAAGGCTCTGGGCCTTCTCGCGCGACCGAATAAGGCCTTTTTCGAAGAGGAGCTTGTCTATTCTGATCTTTTTCATGAACTCTGACCCCGGTTCAAATATAGGCAGGTTTTAATGAAAGTATCAACGCCAAGATTCTTGTACCACAACCGCCCGAAACAGCGTTTACTTAACTGAAACCGCTACTGCCCGGTTAAATTGGGAATAGCGAGAGTTGGGATGATATAGCTTTGACGCGTCTTTCCTTTTCACTCTCCGTTGATCACATAAAATCATCACATATGGTCTCGCATATGCAGGCACTTTTGAACATCAGTGAATTACGGACGAAATTTAGGGATTTGGAACATCTATTAATACGGGGCGCCTCTAAAAACCTGTTTGTTCTGTCATTGCGAGCCCCGAAGGGGCGCGGCAATCTCTAAGCAAACACTTGATTTATGGCCCTTCCGGTGTTCAGGATTGAAATGGTCTATCTGGACATCATTTCCCAGCAGATAAACAGGGTGAAGATGGTGCACGGTCATTTTTATCTGGTCGTAGCCAAGCCTCTTTCACCGGAGAGCGATAAAAAGGCCCATTCCGCAGAGCTCAGCCGTATCGAATCAGGGCTTAAAGATGTATTTGGCGAAAAGGCGGTCGTCTTCAAATATGGCTCCAGATTAGTGATAGCCGTACTTGACAGCGATCTTAGGAACACTGAACCCTTTATGGACGCGCTTGATAAGAAGAAAGAGGAAGGGTTCCAAGTGGAGATCATCTCCTATCCACAAGATGGCATAACATCGGAAGAACTTATGGAAAGGGTGCTCGCCAGATATTGAAGGGCACCTCTATAAACCCATTGTTATGTCATTGCGAGGAGCGTCCAGCGACGAAGCAATCTCCATAAATCAAGTGTTTATGGGGGATTGCCGCGCCCCTTCGGGGCTCGCAATGACAGCGTGAGTAGTTTATAGAAGTGCCCTGAAGGTATTATGGAAAGAAAAGTGAACACGAAGAACAAATATGTCATCCCCGCGAAAGCGGGAATCCAGCCGTTCTCAAGGCCGTAGCGTTCAAGAAGCGAGCACGCAGTTTCATATTCTTCCGTTGTCAGGCGGCGATTTATGACGGGATCTTCTGCCGCCTTGTGGGCCGGGAAATATTGGCTCATGAAACTAATGTGGGTCTTTGGTGATATTTCTTCGGATATGAACTTAAGCACCTCTTCTGTCCCTGAAAGCTTGCCGGGTAGAATTAAGTGCCTGATAATAAGCCCTTGTTTGGCGATTCCGTTTTCGTCGAGCTTAAGACCGCCCACCTGACGATACATTTCTTTAACGGACAAGCGGACGACATCCCAATAATTTGCGGCAGATGAATAGTGTTCGGCAATATCATTAGACGAATATTTAATGTCCGGCATGTAAATATCGACCACACCGTCAAGTAGCCGCAACGACTCCATGCCGTCGTATCCGTTCGAATTCCAGACGATGGGGAGATTCATGTGCCCGCTTCTCGACTCCGCTTCGCTTCGCTCGAAAACTATGCTGCTCGAGCGACCCTGCCGCACAGCAGGGGAGTAGAGAACCGATCTCCTGTTTAGCTTTGCAAGATAAAACCCCGCCAGAAATTGTGGTACTACATGTGAACCGGTAACTATATTGATATTGTGACAGCCGCGCGCCGAAAGAGATAACATCATCTCCGCAAGCACCAACGGCCCCGCATCGCTCCCGTTGCCTAACCAGCTTATGGGATAGTTCTGACAGAATTTGCATTTAAGGTTGCATGATCCGAAAAATATCGTCCCGCTCCCCCTTGTCCCTGATATCGGCGGCTCTTCGCCGGCATGGACGTTGTGACTTGCGACCTTTGCCGTCTTCCCCGTGTGGCAAACGCCCGTTTTCCCCTGAATGCGATCGACCCCACAATTTCTAGGGCATAATTTACAAGAACGAAGCGCCGTGTAGGCCAAACCAACCCTTTCTCGTAACTGATCTGAAGAAATGAGCATATAGCCAGCAAATCTAGCAAGGCCAGCAAGGCTAGCAATGGGGAAGTTTTTAACCTTGCTTGCATTGCTGGCTTGAAGCCTTGCTGGCCTTATGACATTGTTATTTTTTAACTCTTCTGGCATCCCAGAACATATAGTAACAAAGGAGCATGACCATCCCAAGTCCCAGCCAGTTTCCCCAATATCCGTCGTTGGCAAGGTCGGGCAGGATATGCAAGTTCTTCTCCTGCTCTATCCATCTGATAAGCGCTGTCACAACGCCTATTAAGGCGCCGCCGGCAACAAGACCGGACGAGACAAGAGTTCCCCTCTCAGTATATCTTGCCTCTAATACTTCGTCCTTCTTTGCCGTCTTTCCAACAAGCCATGAGACCGTTGCTCCAACCAAAAGCGGAAAGTTGATCTCAAGCGGCAGATAGAGACCGAGGCCGACCGCCAAGGGGGCAACCCCAAGCATTTCCATTAATACGGCTATCACCGCGCCCACCGCATATAGGAACCACGGTGCGCCTGTAGACATAAAGCTTCCGATAACGGCCGCCATTGCGTTGGCCTGAGGTGCCGGCAGAGGATGCGGATGTTCCGGAGACGGGGCGTATCCATAGACCTTTGCGAGAAGGACCATGATAGATGCCGTGACCGCGGCGGCGATTACCGAGCCAAATATGTTCGCGATCTGAACCTTCTTAGGTGTCGCGCCGAACCAATATGATATTTTAAGTTGCGTTATTAAAGAACCCGACATCGAAAGCGCCGTGCAGACAACGCCTCCTACAAGCAACGCCGCCACCATCCCCTCTTTGCCCGTCACCCCGGCCTTTGCCATTACAATGATGGTAATAAGAAGAGTAAGCATTGTCATGCCCGAAATGGGCGTCGTACTTATCGTCGCTATCGCGTAGGCCGAGACGCTGTTGAAGAGGAAGGTTAAGAGGAACGTGGAAACAAGGCCTATAGAAGCAAGAACGAACGGGTTGGATTGCCCGGTCAGGACCGAATATCTGAAATAGCACCATATGACAATAAGGTCTACTATGGTCAGGAAAAGGACAAGCGTCATGGGAATGTCGCGCTCGGTCCTTTCAGCTACGCGTTCACCGCCATGCTTGGACCTTGATCTTATAACATCGCCCAGGCCCTCAACCGTCGACTTGTATATGATGGGGATGAACTTGATGATGGCCAGTATCCCCGCCATGAATATTGAACCGATACCTATCATCCTTGCGTATTTGGAATATATGTCACCGGCGCTCATTGCGGCAAAGGTGGTCCCGCCGCCAAGATCGCCGAAATAGGCTATCATGGGGACCAGCACGAACGACGAAAGGATACCGCCGGTCGCCATCATTAAAGTATATCTGATACCTATAATGTAGCCCATTGCGGTTATCGCAGCCCCTGTGCTATTCGAAAATACAACCTTGAACTTGTTCGTAAGTATAGAGCAAGAACCTATTATGTCGGTCGAAAATGTCTCGCGCCATGCCCTGAGCGATACACAGAAAAGGTCATAAACTCCACCGATCAACATTGTATAGACCAGAACAAGCGCGTCGCGTCCGCCTTTTCTGCCGGCCACGAGTATCTCTGCCGTGGCGGTCGCTTCGGGGAACGGGAACTTACCATGCATGTCGGCCACAAAATATCTGCGAAGAGGTATCAATAGCATCACGCCAAGGACAGAACCCAAGAAAGGGATCAGAAACAGCTGAAATGTATTTGTATATTGGTCGAGCCCCATGACATATAGGGCCGGCAGAACAAAGACCGCGCCGCCGGTTATTATGCCTGAGGTTGAGCCGATGGCTATTATCATCACGTTCTCGAGCAACGTGTTCCGGCGTTTGAACATGTAAGAAATGCCTACAGAAAGTATCGCGATAGGTATCGCCGCCTCGAGCCCCGTTCCTATCTTAAGCGTCAGATATGCAATGGCCGCAGAAAAGATAATGCACATTATGATGCCCAAGAACACCGATCTGAACGTTACTTCCGCAACATCGTCGCCGCTTTTGATCATCGGCACATATTTTTCGCCCGGCTTCAACTCGCGCCGCGCATTCTCGGGCAACCCAACATGTTCTTCAGCCATACTAACCCCCGTTATCAAGTTTACAGGTTAGCAAATCCCCAGGTTAAAACCTGCCAACCTGCCAACAAACTTGCTATCCTTTTTTAAAAGATTTGACAAGTACGTTATTGCGGGGCTAATCATCCATTCCATGAAACCGATAAATACAGAAAAAGCCCCCAAGGCCGTAGGTCCTTATTCGCAGGCGATAAAGACGGGAAATCTTATTTTCTGCTCCGGTCAGATACCCATCGACCCGACAACGAACGAGCTAAAGCTATTTGAAGGCGATGTGGCCGCTCAAACCACCTTAGCGCTTTCAAATCTGAAGGCCGTTCTGGCGTCCCAGGGTCTGACCCTTTCGAATGTCGTGAAAACGGGCGTTTTTCTTGCGGATATGAACGATTTTGCCAAGATGAACGAGGTCTATGCGAAAGAATTCGGCGAACACAAACCTGCGCGCGCCTGCATCCAGGCGGCAAGGCTCCCCAAAGATGTCCGGGTCGAGATCGAAGCGATAGCAGAAATCTAAAGCATATTTATTGAACATACAGAAAAGGAGAACGGGATATGATGAATAACACACCGATGGCAGAGCCTTTTAAGATCAAAATGGTCGAACCCATCAAGATGACGACCAGAGAATATCGTTCAAAGGCGATAAAAGAGGCCGGTTACAACACCTTCCTTTTAAAAAGCGAGGATGTCTGGATAGACCTTTTGACCGATTCCGGCACCTCGGCCATGAGCGATAACCAGTGGGCAGGAATGATGTTGGGCGACGAGGCCTATGCCGGAAGCAGGAACTTCTACAACTTAGAAAAGACCATTCAGGACGTTTACGGTTTCAAGCACGTGGTCCCCACACATCAGGGCCGCGGCGCCGAACATATCTTGAGCAAATGCCTCATCAAGTCCGGCGACTATATCCCCGGCAACATGTATTTCACGACCACGCGCCTGCATCAGGAGATGGCCGGCGGGACCTTTGTCGATGTCATCGTAGATGAGGCGCACGAACCAGACGTTGATCATCCGTTCAAGGGAAACATCGACCTTGGGAAACTTGAAAAGCTGGTGGGCCAGGTGGGCGCAAAAAGGGTCCCCTACATCAGCGTTCAGACCTGCGTTAACATGGCGGGCGGCCAGCCGGTGTCTATCGAGAACCTAAAACAGGTCCGCGCGTTCTGCACAAAGCACGGGATAAAAATGGTCCTTGATAATACGCGCACGATCGAAAACGCGCAATTCATCAAAGATCGTGAAAAGGGATATGAAAACAAATCCATTAAAGAGATAGTCCGCGAGATCTGCTCATGTTTTGACGCCTGCACAATGAGCGCCAAGAAAGACTCGCTCGTTAATATCGGCGGCTTCCTTGCAATGAACGATAAGGATTTCTATACCAAGGCCAGCGGCATGTGCGTCATCTTTGAGGGGCTTCATACATACGGCGGCATGGCAGGACGTGACATGGAAGCCGTTTCGCGCGGTATCCATGAATCTATAGATGATAACCATATTGCGTGGAGGATCTCGCAGGTAAGATACCTGGGAGATAAACTGCTTCGCGCCGGAGTCCCTATCGTCGTCCCCATCGGCGGCCACGGAATATTCCTCGATGCCAAGAGATTCCTGCCCCACTTAAAACAGGACCAGTTCCCGGCACAGGCTCTGGCGGCGGAACTTTATACTGGATCGGGTGTTCGCGCAATGGAGCGCGGCATTGTTTCTTCCGGACGCGACAAAAAGACCGGTGACCACAAATATCCAAAACTGGAGCTTGTAAGGCTCACCATCCCCCGAAGGGTCTATACGAACTCGCACATGGACGTGGTTGCCGACGCGGTCATCAAGCTCTACGAGAACCGCAAGAATATTAAAGGCCTCAAAATGGTCTTTGAGCCGGAAGACCTTCGCTTCTTTCAGGCAAGGTTCGAACCTCTCTAAAAATTATCTTAATACCGCGTTTGGGTGGTCTACGGCGAATGAATTGCCGCCGTTCATTGTAGATATGGCGGTGTATGTCTTCTGCAGGAGTTGAACGGCGAACGCGACGTTGTGAATACCTACGCTCCCGTCATTAGCTATCAAATTATGATCAAAGACCGCCCTCCTCACGTCAATAGGGCTTGCGTTCTGTTTAGCCTGCGAGGCGTAGGTAAGACCGGCGACCGTTATCGTTCCGTCGGCAGCCTGCGTTGTGCCCGCGGCGACGTTCACTGTGTCTATGGATTTAATCTTATTGGTAAGGGCAAGTAGCAACCCCTTGTTCTCGTCCTGGATGCCGCCAATAGTTCCATTACCATCATAATCGGCGCGCGCGGTTCGGTTAAGGGAGGTCAAGCCTGTATGACACGGCGTACATGTGGCGGTAAACTCGTTCCCGCCACTAGACATCGCCCACGTGTGCCCGCCAAGCGTCCTATATCCGGCCTCTTCTGCGGTTGGGGCGGTCCCCATGTGACAGGTCACACATTTATTATTTTCGCTTGATTTTGATGCGTCGCCGGAGCCGTTCGCCAGCGTGAACAGGCTCGATGAATGGAATGAATTCTCTGTGAGCGTAAAATCGTATGAACTGTTCGAGAAATGCGTGACGGCGCCAAGGCCTTCCAGCACAAAGGACTGCGGATTATGATGGATCTGGCGGAAATACTGCGTTGCAAGCTGATCTATCGTTTCGCATGCCACATCGGCTGTACCGTCACCGTTGGAATCGCAGTCTATCTCGCCCTTGACATAATAGCCATCATGACATGTGTAACAGACCGCCGCCTCGCCGGCATCTACCTGTGTCCCTGCATCATCTAACATTGTAACAACACCTTTGCGCCGCAACTGTGTTGAGTTGTTGCCGCTTACGGAAGGGAGCCCCGTCATCGGATCGGCCGCCGTGGAATGTGGGTCGTGACATGCCTGGCAGCTGACACCGACATCGTTAGATGTCTGGGCGGTGACCGTGTCGCCTTCGACATATTGAATAAACCCGGCCGTTGTATGACAACGGGCACACCCGGCGCCGGGCCACGAGGACAGGCGATATCTACCGGCGTTGTTCTTTATGCCCGTTTCATTATGTGCCGCAACCTTCCATTCCGCCTCTTGTGAATGGCATTTGCCGCAGATACCTGAATCCCATTTGCTAAAGGCAATTCGCGAGGCGTCACCATTATGATCGGCGCCGGGGCCATGACAATTTTCACACTGCACATTAGTTAAGGGTGCAAGTGTCGGATTATCACTTATGAACTGATCCCATGTGGTCCCGGTAGAAGGAAAACTGTAACCGGCGTCCGTTACAAGGTCATCGAAACCGCCGTTAACCGCCGTCGCCGCCGTGTCATATCCCACCGTATGGCATTCCCAGCAATATGGTTGCGGGGCCTTTGACTTATAAGAGCCTGTCGCCTTCTGGAAGATAACGGAATGGCCGGTCTCCTCCCATTCGGACGTGGTGTCGGGTTCTTCCG from Deltaproteobacteria bacterium CG11_big_fil_rev_8_21_14_0_20_49_13 includes:
- a CDS encoding oligopeptide transporter, OPT family encodes the protein MAEEHVGLPENARRELKPGEKYVPMIKSGDDVAEVTFRSVFLGIIMCIIFSAAIAYLTLKIGTGLEAAIPIAILSVGISYMFKRRNTLLENVMIIAIGSTSGIITGGAVFVLPALYVMGLDQYTNTFQLFLIPFLGSVLGVMLLIPLRRYFVADMHGKFPFPEATATAEILVAGRKGGRDALVLVYTMLIGGVYDLFCVSLRAWRETFSTDIIGSCSILTNKFKVVFSNSTGAAITAMGYIIGIRYTLMMATGGILSSFVLVPMIAYFGDLGGGTTFAAMSAGDIYSKYARMIGIGSIFMAGILAIIKFIPIIYKSTVEGLGDVIRSRSKHGGERVAERTERDIPMTLVLFLTIVDLIVIWCYFRYSVLTGQSNPFVLASIGLVSTFLLTFLFNSVSAYAIATISTTPISGMTMLTLLITIIVMAKAGVTGKEGMVAALLVGGVVCTALSMSGSLITQLKISYWFGATPKKVQIANIFGSVIAAAVTASIMVLLAKVYGYAPSPEHPHPLPAPQANAMAAVIGSFMSTGAPWFLYAVGAVIAVLMEMLGVAPLAVGLGLYLPLEINFPLLVGATVSWLVGKTAKKDEVLEARYTERGTLVSSGLVAGGALIGVVTALIRWIEQEKNLHILPDLANDGYWGNWLGLGMVMLLCYYMFWDARRVKK
- a CDS encoding reactive intermediate/imine deaminase (has endoribonuclease activity on mRNA), whose translation is MKPINTEKAPKAVGPYSQAIKTGNLIFCSGQIPIDPTTNELKLFEGDVAAQTTLALSNLKAVLASQGLTLSNVVKTGVFLADMNDFAKMNEVYAKEFGEHKPARACIQAARLPKDVRVEIEAIAEI
- a CDS encoding TlyA family rRNA (cytidine-2'-O)-methyltransferase → MKKIRIDKLLFEKGLIRSREKAQSLIMAGCVLVNEVPVTKSGQFVNEEAVIRITGQDHPYVGRGGVKLAHALKEFKIDVKDRVCVDVGASTGGFTDCLLQNGAAKVYAIDVGYNQLDWKLRNDPRVVVMEKTNIRKVEQVGRLNKLGVAVIDVSFVSLEKVLPHVDRLLQNDGDIIALIKPQFEAGKGKVGKGGIVRDEKVREECVNKVMEAADGLKWVKNGLTRSPITGADGNVEFLAWWVKR
- a CDS encoding peptide-binding protein — translated: MNLLERNKLGSRLRPVLSGLARTVLFALILILSCTFKVAKDPGVLIMQINSEPGILNPILATDSNAYQVLGYIYETLLDLDNETLEYKPLLAESWEVSEDHHTYTFNLRKDVKWQDGYPFTADDIIYSYSVIMDPKVDAAVYRAGLGDIENVEKLSDHSVKFVYKKPYFRGLLVCGGISIVPKHIFDDGTDFNKHPANRNPIGTGPYIFKEWKTKRKIVLESNGSYWKKPPELKGLVFQIIEDSTVPLQQLKKGEIDMAELRAIQWERSTGSRAFNARFNKVKYYLPQYSYIGWNIKKPFFSDARVRRAMSMMIDKQKILEKLSFGLGIVVEGPQYYFSDSYGHNIKPDPFDPKAAAKLLDEAGWIDHDGDGIRDKDGIPFKFDYCYVASSVSASRIGTMLREDLSKTGIVMNMKGLEFNALIKVIDERSFDAITLAWSVPFENDPYQLWHSSQIEDGSNYVGFSNKEADEVIEAIRVEFDKEKRDELYKRLQMILHIEQPYTFLFNPATLLAYSKRFTNVKLYKVGVDIREWGIDTTVVSE
- a CDS encoding diguanylate cyclase codes for the protein MLSYIAKRLLLIVPTFIGITIITFAIIQLAPGDPVSLKMQTGGPGLKTEAFAKTVIAETKKLYGLDKPLHVQYGLWMKRMFTLDFGDSFKDHRPVMDKIVETLPITLTLNIISIFIIYIISIPLGIFSALHPKSLMDKLTTFSLFVLYSLPSFWVATLLIVFLGGGDYFNWFPIVGFMSDGAESLPWYGLVGNIAWHLVLPVTCLVYGGLAFLSRFSRASILEVIRQDYIRTARAKGLSELTVIGKHALRNAMIPLLTLMSTLLPALLGGSVIIEQIFSIPGMGRLSFESVLARDYPTIMAIAAIDASLTLISILIADIMYVVVDPRISFEGK